The window CCGATCCGGCTGCCCTCGCTGAGCAGGCGCACTGGGTCTCCCTCCTACGACGCTGGTCGACCGAACCGTGGCACGCGCAGCTCGGGACCCCTCCCGAGGGGCGATCTCGACGAAGCCGCCGATACCTTATCGCCAGGTCCGGGTGCGTGTCGGGGATTCATTCCGCGCCGTAGAACAACCGCTCCATCACCGCCCGGGCGCGCCGGGCGAGGCGCAGGTAAAGCTCCTCCAGCTCCGGGCCGGTGCCGACGTCCCCGAGCAGGCTGGCGACGCCGGTCAGCGCGTGGCTGTCGTGCGGCAGCATGTCCACGCCGGCGCCCGTGGTGCGCCCCGACCACAGCACGATCGCTGAGCGCAGCCGCGACGCGAGCCGCCACGCCTCCAGCAGCACCTCGGCGTCGTCGTCGGTGAGCAGGTCGGCGTCCCGGGCGGCCTTCAGCGCGGACACCGTGCCGGTGGTGCGCAGGCCCGGCACCTCGAACGCGTGCTGGAGCTGCAGCAGCTGGACGGTCCACTCGACGTCGGACACCCCGCCGCGCCCGAGCTTCAGGTGCCGGGCTGGGTCCGCGCCGCGCGGCAGCCGCTCCGACTCGACGCGAGCCTTGATGCGGCGCACCTCGCGCAGCACCGCTGCGTCCGGCCCGCTCTCCGGGTAGCGCAGCGGGTCGATGAGCGCCGTGAACCGCGCGCCCAGGGACAGGCCGCCCTCCGCGCCGGGCCCCAGGTCGAGCGATTCGGCCACCGCGCCCTCGTCCGGGCCGCCCTCCGCGACCACGCTCAGCGTGCCCGACAGCGCCCGGGCGCGCAGCAGCGCCTGCGCCTCCCAGGGTGAGGACCAGCGCCCGTAGTACTTCACGTACGACTCGAAGGACCGCACCAGGGGCCCGTTGCGGCCTTCGGGCCGCAGGTCGGCGTCCACGGGCAGGGCCGGCTCGGGCCCGACGGCGGACAGGATGCGCCGCAGGTTCTTCGCCACCGTCAGGGCGTAGTCGTTGGCCGCCTTGTCCGGCGCGGCGCCCACCGCCTCGTACACGAACATGATGTCGGCGTCCGAGCCGTACCCCATCTCCTGCCCGCCGAGGCGGCCCATCGCGACGATGAGCAGGCGCGCGGGCTCGTCTCCGCGCGCGATCCCCCGCGCGGTGCGCGCCTCGTGCTCCGCGATGCGCAGCCCGCCGGCCAGGACGACGTCGGCCGCGTCGGAGATCGCCTTCGCTGCGGACACGGGCCCCAGCGCGCCCAGGACCTCCGCGACCCCGGTGCGGGCCAGCTCCCGGCGACGCAGCGCGCGCAGTGCCACGGTGGCGGCGTCCACCTCTTGGGCCCGCCCGAGCAGCGCGTCCGCCTCCGCCGCGAGCCGCCGCGCCCCGCGGGGCGCCAGCGACTCGGACTGCGCGAGCCAGCGCACCGACTCCGGGGACCGCCCGATCGCGTCGGCGAGGTAGCGCGAGGAGGACAGCACCTGGGCGAGCCGGGAGGCCGCCTCGGCGGAGTCGCGCAGCAGCCGGAGGTACCAGTGGGTGGAGCCCAGCGTGTCGGACAGCTTGCGGAACGCGAGCAGCCCCTCGTCCGGGTCCGCGCCCTCGGCGAACCAGCCGAGCAGCACCGGCAGGAGCTGGCGCTGGATGGCCGCGCGCCGCGAGACGCCGTCGGTCAGGGCATGCACGTGGCGCATGGCGCCGGCCGGGTCGCGATAGCCGGTCGCGGCGAACCGCGCCATCGCTGCCTTCGGCGCGAGGGACGCCTCGCCCGTGGACAGCAGCGCGGTGGCCGGCAGGAGCGGCCGGTAGTAGACGGCCTCGTGCAGGTCGCGCACCTCGCGCCGCACCAGCCGCCAGGTCTTGACGAGGTCGTCCGCGCCGCCCTGGCCCAGCCCGCGGGCCAGCCGCCGCAGCTCGGCCTCCGCGGTCGGCATGAGGTGGGTCCGGCGCAGCCGGAAGAGCTGGATCCGGTGCTCCAGCGCCCGCAGGAACCGGTAGCACTCCCCCATCCGGCGCGCGTGCTCGCGCCCGACATAGCCCCCGCGGGACAACGCGGCCAGGGCGTCGAGCGTGGTCCGGGACCGGATGTCCTCGTCCGCGCGACCGTGCACCAGCTGCAAGAGCTGCACGGTGAACTCGACGTCGCGCAGGCCGCCCTTGCCGAGCTTGATCTGCCGGTCGGCCTCGGCCACCGGAACGTTGTCCTCGATGCGCTTGCGCATCGCGCGCGCGTCCTCGACGAAGTTCGGCCGCTCCACGGCCTGCCACACCAGCGGCCCGACGGCGGCGCCGTACGCCTCGCCCAGCGCCAGGTCGCCCGCGACAGGCCGGGCCTTGAGCAGCGCCTGGAACTCCCAGGTCACGGCCCACCGCTCGTAGTACGCGAGGTGGCTGGCCAGCGTCCGCACGAGCGGCCCCTGCTTGCCCTCCGGCCGGAGCGACGCGTCGACCTGCCACAGTGCCGGCTCCGCCGAAGCGCCGGAGCAGACCTGCGCGAGCCGGCCCGCGAGCCGGGCCGCGACCCGCAGGGCGTCGTCCTCGTCGCACGCCGGCGCGCCGTCGGGCAGCACACCCGGCTCGGCGACGTAGATGACGTCCACGTCCGAGATGTAGTTGAGCTCCCGGCCGCCGGTCTTGCCCATGCCCACCACCGCCAGGCGTACGCCGACGGCGTGGTCCTCCTCCTCGGAGCGCGCGATCGCCAGCGCGCCCTCCAGCGCGGCGGCCGCCAGGTCGGCGAGCGCCGCCGCGACGGCGGGCAGCACGGCCGTGGGGTCGGGCGCCGTCACGTCGGTGGCGGCGATCCGCAGCAGCCGCGCCCGGTAGGCACGGCGCAGTTGGTCCGTGTACGACGGCGGGGCGTCCTCCGGCCTCCTCGTCGCCTGCCCGGGCCGGGCCGCGGGCACGTGGGTCCCCGCGACGGGATCGTCCGCCTCCGGGTCGGCGTCGATCGCCCGCAGCAGCTCGGCGCGGACGGCCCGGGCCGGCACGCCCGTGCCGGGGGTGGGGTCACCGATCAGGTCGAGCAGGGCCGGGTGCCGCACCAGCTCGTCGCCGAGCGCGGACGACGAGCCCAGCACCCGCAGCAGACGGTCCCCCACGGAGGGGCAAGGCGCGTCGGCGTCGGGGCCGCGCTCGCTGGGACCGCGCTCACCGGAACGGCGCTCGCCGGAACCCTGTTCGCCGACTTCCGGCGCTCTGGGACCAGGCGGGCCCAGGCCCTCGCCGTCGGCGATCGCGAGGACCGGGCGGAGCCGGTCCGGTGCGGCCGTTGCGAGGCGCACGAGCTGCAGCAGGGCGAGGTCGGGGTCGGCCACGGTGGCGAGCGAGCGCAGCAGTGCCGCGGGTGCGGGGTCGAGGACCACCGCGCCCCGGTCCGGACCGGCCGCGCGGTCCGCTGCCGGGCCGCCCTTCGGCCGGCTGTCCAGGACCGACACCAGGTCGGGATCCCACCAGAGCGAGGCCGACCGAGTGAGGTCGGCGAACCCAGCCCGGATCAGGTGAGTCGTCAGGGTCTCGGGTCGGCGGCTCTGCACCCCCTGACCCTACGACGCAAAGGCGCCGAAGTAGAGGGCACTCAGAGCTCCACTCAGAGCTGGAGGAACCGCTTGATCTCGAACGGCGTCACCTGCGCGCTGTACGCCTCCCACTCCTCGCGCTTGTTGCGCAGGAAGAAGTCGAAGACGTGCTCGCCGAGGGTCTCGGCCACGAGCTCGGACTTCTCCATGAACTGGATGGCCTCGTCGAGGTCGCGCGGCAGCGGCGCGATGCCCAGCGCGCGGCGCTCGGCCTGGGTGAGCTCCCAGACGTCGTCCTCGGTGTGGTCCAGGAGGTCGTAGCCCTCCTCGATGCCCTTGAGGCCGGCGGCGAGGATCACGGCGAACGCCAGGTACGGGTTCGCCGCGGAGTCCAGCGCGCGGTACTCGATGCGCGCCGAGTTGCCCTTGCCCGGCTTGTACATCGGCACCCGCACGAGCGCGGACCGGTTGTTGTGGCCCCAGCTCACGTAGCTCGGGGCCTCCTGCCCGCCCCAGAGCCGCTTGTAGCTGTTGACGTACTGGTTGGTGACGGCGGTGATCTCGCCCGCGTGCACCATGAGGCCCGCGATGAACTGGCGCGCCGTCTTGGACAGCTCGAACTGGGCGCCGGGCTCGTAGAACGCGTTGCGGTCGTCCTCGAAGAGCGACACGTGGGTGTGCATGCCGGAACCGGGCTGGTCGGCCAGCGGCTTGGGCATGAAGGAGGCGAACACGCCCTGCTCCAGCGCGACCTCCTTGACCACCGTGCGGAACGTCATGAGGTTGTCCGCGGTGGTCAGCGCGTCGGCGTACCGCAGGTCGATCTCGTTCTGGCCCGGGCCGGCCTCGTGGTGGGAGAACTCCACCGAGATGCCCATGGACTCCAGCATGGTGATCGCGGCACGACGGAAGTCGTGCGTCGACCCGCGGGCCAGGTGGTCGAAGTAGCCGCCCTGGTCCACCGGCTCCAGCTTCGAGTCGGTCTTGGTCAGCTGGTTGAAGAGGTAGAACTCGACCTCAGGGTGCGTGTAGAAGGTGAACCCGCGGTCGCTCGCCTTCGCGAGGGTCCGCTTGAGCACGTTCCGGGAGTCCGCCAGCGACGGCTGCCCCTCCGGCGTCAGGATGTCGCAGAACATGCGGCCTGTACCGTGCCGCTCGCCGCGCCACGGGAGGACCTGGAAGGTGGTCGGGTCCGGCTTCGCGACCATGTCCGCCTCGAACACGCGGGTGAGGCCCTCGATCGCGCTGCCGTCGAACCCGATGCCCTCGCTGAACGCCGACTCGAGCTCCGCGGGCGCCACGGCTACCGACTTCAGCACACCGAGCACATCGGTGAACCAGAGCCGGATGAAGCGGATGTCGCGCTCCTCGACCGTGCGGAGCACGAACTCCTGCTGCCTGTCCATGGGCCCATCTTGCACTAAACCTGTTACAGGCGCGTGTACCGGGCATGGACGCCCGGTCGTAGGCTTTCCTGCGGCACCGATGCCGCCCGAACCACAGGAGGACCATGTCCGCCCACACGTCGCCCACACAGGGTCCCAAGCGCGTCCGCGTGCACCATCTCGCGGAAGCCAAGGCCCGCGGCGAGAAGCTCGCGATGCTCACCGCGTACGACGCGGTGACCGCCGCGATCTTCGACGCGGCCGGTCTGGACATCCTGCTCGTCGGCGATTCCATCGGGAACGTCATGCACGGCCACAAGACCACGATCCCCGTGACCGTGGACGACATGATCCCGCCCGCCCGCGCCGTCGCCCGGGCCGCGCAACGCGCCTTCGTGGTGATCGACCTGCCGTTCGGCTCCTACGAGGCCGGGCCGCAGCAGGCGCTCGAGACGGCCGTGCGGATCTTCAAGGAGACGGGCACCGACGCCGTCAAGCTCGAGGGCGGCATCCGGTCCGCGGCACAGATCCGGGCGCTGACCGACGCCGGGATCCCCGTCGTCGCGCACCTGGGGTACACGCCGCAGTCGGAGAACCTGCTGGGCGGTCCGCGCGTGCAGGGCCGCGGCGACGACGCCGTCGAGAAGCTCGCTGCCGACGCCCAGGCGATCGAGGAGGCGGGCGCTGTCGCCGTCGTCCTGGAGATGGTGCCGGTCGACGTCGCCGCGCGGATCACCGAGATCCTGCACATCCCGACCATCGGAATCGGTGCCGGGCCGCACTGCGACGGCCAGGTCCTGGTGTGGACGGACATGGCCGGGATGACGGACTGGTCGCCGCGCTTCGCCCGCCGCTACGCCGAGCTCGGCGCAGCGCTGCGCCGAGCCGCGGAGGACTACGTCTCCGAGGTCAAGGACGCCTCCTTCCCGGACGAGGCGCACTCGTTCGAGAAGTGACCTACTTGTTGCGCCAGTCCTTGTCGTCCTGCTCCCAGGACTCGTTGCGCGCCTTCGCGCTGGCCAGCGCCCGCTCGGCCTCGGCGCGAGTGCTGTACGGCCCCATCAGGTTGGTCCAGGAGGAACGATGCCCCTCCTCGACCTCGCGGGTCGCGGTGTTGTACCAGTACTGCTCCTGGTTGCTCATGAGACGATCCTGACATGAGTGACCTGGCGTTCGGCATAGACATCGGAGGTTCGGGGATCAAGGGTGCGCCCGTCGATCTTTCGACGGGCGCGTACGCGGACAAGCGCACCCGCATCCCGACCCCGAGCCCGTCCACCCCGCAGGCCGTCGCGGAGGTGCTCGCCGAGCTCGTCGAGGGTTACCACCTGCACGGCGACGTTCCCGTCGGCGTCGCCTTCCCCGCGCCGATGCAGCACGGCGTGGTCCGGTCCATCGCGAACCTGGACCAGTCGTGGACCGGTGTGGACCTGCCGGCCCTCGTCCAGCGCGCGACCGGCCGGACCGTGATCGCGGTGAACGACGCCGATGCCGCGGGCGTCGGCGAGGTCCGCTACGGGGCCGCGCGCGACTCCGAGGGTGTGGTCCTGGTCTCCACGCTCGGCACGGGGATCGGCTCGGCCCTGGTGGTCGACGGCGTCCTGGTCCCCAACACCGAGCTGGGGCACCTCGAGATCGACGGGCACGACGCCGAGTCCCGCGCCGCCGACTCGGCGCGGGAGCGCGAGGACCTGTCCTGGGAGGAGTGGGCCGAGCGCCTGCAGCGCTACTTCGGGGTGGTCGAGGACCTGCTGTCCCCCGACCTCATCGTCGTGGGCGGTGGTGTGAGCAAGCACCACGAGAAGTACCTGCCGCACCTGCACCTGCGGGCGCCGATCGTTCCGGCTCAGCTACGCAACGCGGCGGGCATCGTGGGGGCCGCGGCGCTGGCCGCGGGGCGCTGACGCAGGGTTAGGCAGGTTCCTGCGCGAGGGCCGGTCAGGCTTCCTGCGCGAGAGCGGTGTGGGTCGGCTGCGCGAACAGCGCGTCGACGCCGAGCATCTCGATGACCGTCCGGACCACTGCCGGCGGCTCGGGCAGGCTGACGGTCAGCCCGTCCTGCGTCCCATAGGTGTACATCTGCATGAGGAACGCGACACCTGTCGAGTCCATGAACGTCACCTTCGACGTGTCGATCACTACCGCCTTGGCCCGTTCCAGGGCATTGGCTATCGCAGCACTCGACTCACCGCGCAAAGAGACATCGATCTCTCCCCACATGCTCACGACACTCGTGCGGGACTGTTCTTCGAACATGATCCCGCCCGTGCGCCCCCTGTTATCGAATTCAGTGCTGCTCACTTGCATCGCCCCTGTTCATTGCTCCCCGACATGGCCGCCGGAACGGGTCGCCCGACCCCCCGGGCAACTCTGGGAGATTGCAACGCCTTCGTCGCGATCACGGGCAGCCTACATCCGTGAAGATCGCAAGTGGAACAGCCTCTGAGGCTTACTTTTCTCCCTCCGGACTGTTATAAACACCTCTACTCCGGCAAACTGCAATATTTCACCCGGGCAGACCGGACATATAGGCGCCGAGTTGGTCATATGTCCAAGAAAAAAATTCACCGAATTCATTTGTCAGCCGACCGATTCGGGCCGTCGGGCCCTTCTGAGACCCCCGGATTGCGAACGGACGGCGCGCTTTCCTTCTCCCACGCATCGAGCTGCATAGTGAGTGCCTTGGCAAGCTCGAACACCTGCTGCGGAGGAATACGCACACGGGAGACCACCCGGCCCGGCACCGTAATGGATGTGACTTCGCCCGACTCCGGGTCGGATACTGGGCTCGGCGGCTGCTTCACAGCGATGAAGTCCAGGATGAACGACGTCGGTGTGTGCCATACCGAGGCGAAGTCGGCGGGCACGCCGGTCTCCATCTCGTCGGGTACATCGATCTGGAACTCCTGGGGCAGCTCGTCGGACGACACTGGGGCTCCTCGATTGGCCGGACGGTCCACCGACCGTACCGTGGGGCTGGTTTACGCGACAGTGGAAACGGACTCGGAGGACAAATGGTCTCTGCTACACCTGTCGACGTGTCCGAGCTTGCCCAGGAGCGCGAGTTTCTCGCCGACGCCCGCTCACAGCTCGGGCGCATGCGCGACCGGGTCGCCGCCCTCGACGGCAGCAACGCCGGCAACTGGGTGAGTGCGGAGGTCCTGGAGGCCACGCTCGCGCGCCGGATGGAACAGCTCACCGACGACCCGGAGATCCCGCTCTTCTTCGGCCGCATCGACCTGGCGCCCGAGAACACCGTCGGCGAGTCCTTTCATATCGGCCGACGCCACGTCTCCGACCCGGACGGCGAGCCGATGGTCATCGACTGGCGCGCCCCGGTGAGCACCCCGTTCTACCGAGCCTCGCCCAAGGAGCCGATGGGTCTTACGGCCCGACGCCGGTACGGGTTTGCGCGCGGCCAGCTCACCGGGTTCGAGGACGAGTCCCTCGCCGACCTGGCGGGAGCCGACGGCCTCGCGCACTCGGAGATCCTCGAGGCCGAGATCGAGCGGCCGCGCACCGGCCCGATGCGCGACATCGTCGCGACCATCCAGCCCGAGCAGGACGTCATCGTCCGGATGCCGCTCGAGCGCACGCTCGTGGTCCAGGGCGCGCCCGGCACGGGCAAGACGGCGGTCGGGCTGCACCGCGCGGCCTACCTCCTGTACGCGCACCGCGACCAGCTCACCCGCCGCGGGGTGCTCGTCGTCGGGCCGAACAAGAGCTTTCTGCGCTACATCCGCGACGTGCTGCCCGCCCTCGGTGAGATCCACGCCAGGCAGGCGACCATCGAGGAGATCGTCGGTGACCATGCCCCGGTCCGCGCCACCGAGCCCGCGGACGTCGCGACCCTCAAGGGCGACGGGCGGATGGCCGAGGTGCTGCGGCGCGCCGTCTGGTCGCACGTCGGCACCCCGCAGGACACGCTGGTGCTGCCGCGCGGCTCGTTCCGCTGGCGGGTGCCGGCCTACGAGGCGCGCGAGGCGGTCGAGCAGATCACGGCGCGCGACGTGCGGTACAACCTGGGCGGGGCCCAGCTCCGGCATGCGCTCGCGCACCGCGTGCTCGTGCAGATCGAGGAGACCGGCGACGCCCTCGACGACAAGGCGTGGGACGTCCTGGCCCGGACCAAGCCCGTCCGGGACTACGCGACGGCGGTCTGGCCCACGGTCGAGCCGCGCAGGCTGCTCTTCCGCCTGTTCTCCGACGAGCAGTTCCTCGCCGAGTGCGCGGCGGAGATCCTGTCCGACGACGAGCAGCGCCTGCTCGCCTGGGACCGGCCGCCGCGCTCACTCGGCTCCGCCCGCTGGACCACGGCGGACCTCGTGCTGCTCGACGAGATCGCCGACCTGCTGGACCGGACCGAGTCGGTGGCGCACATCGTCGTCGACGAGGCGCAGGACCTGTCCGCGATGATGCTGCGCGCCCTCGGCCGGCGCGCCGCCACCGGTTCGCTCACCGTGCTGGGCGACCTCGCGCAGGCCACCACGCCGTGGGCGGCGAGCGACTGGGCGGACGTCCTGGGCCACCTGGCCAAGCCCGACGGGCACGTGGAGCAGCTCACCGCGGGATTCCGGGTACCCGGCGACGTGATCGAGCTCGCCGCCCGGCTCCTGCCGAGCATCGCGCCCAGGCTTGAGCCGCCGACGGCGGTCCGCCGCGCCCGCGGCCGGCTCACCATCACCACCGCGCCCCTCGGCGAGGTCCTCGCCGGCGTCGCGGGCCTGGAGGGATCGGTCGGCCTGATCGTGCCAGACGACGCCGTGGCGCAGGCCCGCACGACGCTCACCGCCGCGGGGCTGACCTTCGCCGTCGTCGGCGAGCAGGACGACGCCGGGCCCGAGGCTGCCGGGCTCGACGACGGGCTCGACGACGCCGGGCTCGACTCCTCCGAGTTCGACGCGCACCTCGACCTGGTGCCGGCCACGCTGGCCAAGGGCCTCGAGTTCGACCACGTGG is drawn from Promicromonospora sp. Populi and contains these coding sequences:
- a CDS encoding STAS domain-containing protein, with product MQVSSTEFDNRGRTGGIMFEEQSRTSVVSMWGEIDVSLRGESSAAIANALERAKAVVIDTSKVTFMDSTGVAFLMQMYTYGTQDGLTVSLPEPPAVVRTVIEMLGVDALFAQPTHTALAQEA
- a CDS encoding SPOR domain-containing protein, which gives rise to MSNQEQYWYNTATREVEEGHRSSWTNLMGPYSTRAEAERALASAKARNESWEQDDKDWRNK
- the glnA gene encoding type I glutamate--ammonia ligase → MDRQQEFVLRTVEERDIRFIRLWFTDVLGVLKSVAVAPAELESAFSEGIGFDGSAIEGLTRVFEADMVAKPDPTTFQVLPWRGERHGTGRMFCDILTPEGQPSLADSRNVLKRTLAKASDRGFTFYTHPEVEFYLFNQLTKTDSKLEPVDQGGYFDHLARGSTHDFRRAAITMLESMGISVEFSHHEAGPGQNEIDLRYADALTTADNLMTFRTVVKEVALEQGVFASFMPKPLADQPGSGMHTHVSLFEDDRNAFYEPGAQFELSKTARQFIAGLMVHAGEITAVTNQYVNSYKRLWGGQEAPSYVSWGHNNRSALVRVPMYKPGKGNSARIEYRALDSAANPYLAFAVILAAGLKGIEEGYDLLDHTEDDVWELTQAERRALGIAPLPRDLDEAIQFMEKSELVAETLGEHVFDFFLRNKREEWEAYSAQVTPFEIKRFLQL
- a CDS encoding AAA family ATPase, which produces MSELAQEREFLADARSQLGRMRDRVAALDGSNAGNWVSAEVLEATLARRMEQLTDDPEIPLFFGRIDLAPENTVGESFHIGRRHVSDPDGEPMVIDWRAPVSTPFYRASPKEPMGLTARRRYGFARGQLTGFEDESLADLAGADGLAHSEILEAEIERPRTGPMRDIVATIQPEQDVIVRMPLERTLVVQGAPGTGKTAVGLHRAAYLLYAHRDQLTRRGVLVVGPNKSFLRYIRDVLPALGEIHARQATIEEIVGDHAPVRATEPADVATLKGDGRMAEVLRRAVWSHVGTPQDTLVLPRGSFRWRVPAYEAREAVEQITARDVRYNLGGAQLRHALAHRVLVQIEETGDALDDKAWDVLARTKPVRDYATAVWPTVEPRRLLFRLFSDEQFLAECAAEILSDDEQRLLAWDRPPRSLGSARWTTADLVLLDEIADLLDRTESVAHIVVDEAQDLSAMMLRALGRRAATGSLTVLGDLAQATTPWAASDWADVLGHLAKPDGHVEQLTAGFRVPGDVIELAARLLPSIAPRLEPPTAVRRARGRLTITTAPLGEVLAGVAGLEGSVGLIVPDDAVAQARTTLTAAGLTFAVVGEQDDAGPEAAGLDDGLDDAGLDSSEFDAHLDLVPATLAKGLEFDHVVLHDPAGIVAAEPTHATGLRRLYVCLTRAVTSLVVRHDDNLPPELGV
- a CDS encoding DUF3467 domain-containing protein, with protein sequence MSSDELPQEFQIDVPDEMETGVPADFASVWHTPTSFILDFIAVKQPPSPVSDPESGEVTSITVPGRVVSRVRIPPQQVFELAKALTMQLDAWEKESAPSVRNPGVSEGPDGPNRSADK
- the panB gene encoding 3-methyl-2-oxobutanoate hydroxymethyltransferase, with translation MSAHTSPTQGPKRVRVHHLAEAKARGEKLAMLTAYDAVTAAIFDAAGLDILLVGDSIGNVMHGHKTTIPVTVDDMIPPARAVARAAQRAFVVIDLPFGSYEAGPQQALETAVRIFKETGTDAVKLEGGIRSAAQIRALTDAGIPVVAHLGYTPQSENLLGGPRVQGRGDDAVEKLAADAQAIEEAGAVAVVLEMVPVDVAARITEILHIPTIGIGAGPHCDGQVLVWTDMAGMTDWSPRFARRYAELGAALRRAAEDYVSEVKDASFPDEAHSFEK
- the ppgK gene encoding polyphosphate--glucose phosphotransferase gives rise to the protein MSDLAFGIDIGGSGIKGAPVDLSTGAYADKRTRIPTPSPSTPQAVAEVLAELVEGYHLHGDVPVGVAFPAPMQHGVVRSIANLDQSWTGVDLPALVQRATGRTVIAVNDADAAGVGEVRYGAARDSEGVVLVSTLGTGIGSALVVDGVLVPNTELGHLEIDGHDAESRAADSAREREDLSWEEWAERLQRYFGVVEDLLSPDLIVVGGGVSKHHEKYLPHLHLRAPIVPAQLRNAAGIVGAAALAAGR
- a CDS encoding bifunctional [glutamine synthetase] adenylyltransferase/[glutamine synthetase]-adenylyl-L-tyrosine phosphorylase, whose translation is MQSRRPETLTTHLIRAGFADLTRSASLWWDPDLVSVLDSRPKGGPAADRAAGPDRGAVVLDPAPAALLRSLATVADPDLALLQLVRLATAAPDRLRPVLAIADGEGLGPPGPRAPEVGEQGSGERRSGERGPSERGPDADAPCPSVGDRLLRVLGSSSALGDELVRHPALLDLIGDPTPGTGVPARAVRAELLRAIDADPEADDPVAGTHVPAARPGQATRRPEDAPPSYTDQLRRAYRARLLRIAATDVTAPDPTAVLPAVAAALADLAAAALEGALAIARSEEEDHAVGVRLAVVGMGKTGGRELNYISDVDVIYVAEPGVLPDGAPACDEDDALRVAARLAGRLAQVCSGASAEPALWQVDASLRPEGKQGPLVRTLASHLAYYERWAVTWEFQALLKARPVAGDLALGEAYGAAVGPLVWQAVERPNFVEDARAMRKRIEDNVPVAEADRQIKLGKGGLRDVEFTVQLLQLVHGRADEDIRSRTTLDALAALSRGGYVGREHARRMGECYRFLRALEHRIQLFRLRRTHLMPTAEAELRRLARGLGQGGADDLVKTWRLVRREVRDLHEAVYYRPLLPATALLSTGEASLAPKAAMARFAATGYRDPAGAMRHVHALTDGVSRRAAIQRQLLPVLLGWFAEGADPDEGLLAFRKLSDTLGSTHWYLRLLRDSAEAASRLAQVLSSSRYLADAIGRSPESVRWLAQSESLAPRGARRLAAEADALLGRAQEVDAATVALRALRRRELARTGVAEVLGALGPVSAAKAISDAADVVLAGGLRIAEHEARTARGIARGDEPARLLIVAMGRLGGQEMGYGSDADIMFVYEAVGAAPDKAANDYALTVAKNLRRILSAVGPEPALPVDADLRPEGRNGPLVRSFESYVKYYGRWSSPWEAQALLRARALSGTLSVVAEGGPDEGAVAESLDLGPGAEGGLSLGARFTALIDPLRYPESGPDAAVLREVRRIKARVESERLPRGADPARHLKLGRGGVSDVEWTVQLLQLQHAFEVPGLRTTGTVSALKAARDADLLTDDDAEVLLEAWRLASRLRSAIVLWSGRTTGAGVDMLPHDSHALTGVASLLGDVGTGPELEELYLRLARRARAVMERLFYGAE